From the genome of Geoglobus ahangari, one region includes:
- the mobB gene encoding molybdopterin-guanine dinucleotide biosynthesis protein B, with amino-acid sequence MTVLISFVGTSDSGKTTILTKVIPILVERGLRVAVVKHHAHGDFEIDKEGKDSWKLYNSGADVLISSPVKMAFIRRASEDSLDYVYERYLKGDYDLVITEGYSRAGKDRIVVLDRPEKLEYFKHGKILAVVCDEPVEGYPNFRRDEVERIADFIYSLVKE; translated from the coding sequence ATGACGGTTCTGATAAGCTTCGTGGGCACATCGGACAGTGGCAAGACGACCATACTCACCAAGGTCATCCCGATCCTCGTAGAGAGGGGCTTGAGGGTTGCTGTGGTCAAACATCATGCCCACGGGGACTTCGAGATAGACAAGGAGGGCAAAGACTCGTGGAAGCTGTACAACAGCGGCGCTGACGTGCTCATCTCATCGCCAGTAAAAATGGCGTTCATAAGGAGGGCGAGCGAGGACAGCCTGGACTACGTTTACGAGCGCTACCTCAAGGGCGATTACGACCTTGTAATAACCGAGGGCTACAGCAGGGCAGGGAAGGACAGGATAGTCGTCCTCGACAGGCCCGAGAAGCTGGAGTACTTCAAGCACGGCAAAATTCTGGCCGTTGTGTGCGACGAGCCGGTTGAGGGATATCCAAACTTCAGGAGAGATGAGGTGGAAAGGATAGCGGATTTCATCTACTCTCTGGTGAAGGAATGA
- the pyrI gene encoding aspartate carbamoyltransferase regulatory subunit, whose product MNVLTISKIRDGTVIDHIPAGKALEVLKILGIKSGSRERVSMAMNVESKKMGRKDIVKVEGKFISDEELNRIALIAPKATINIVKDFEISRKFRVSIPQRVEGILRCPNQNCISNDPKEPATSEFRVEELNGDVVAWCVFCGKKVYDVEKYLV is encoded by the coding sequence ATGAACGTGCTCACCATAAGCAAGATTAGGGACGGGACCGTGATAGACCACATTCCAGCGGGAAAGGCTCTGGAGGTTCTCAAGATCCTCGGCATAAAGAGCGGGAGCAGGGAGAGGGTGAGCATGGCGATGAACGTTGAGAGCAAGAAGATGGGGCGGAAGGACATAGTCAAGGTAGAGGGGAAGTTCATAAGCGACGAGGAGCTGAACAGGATTGCCCTAATTGCCCCAAAGGCCACAATAAACATCGTCAAGGACTTCGAGATCTCGAGGAAGTTCAGGGTCTCGATTCCGCAGAGGGTCGAGGGGATACTCAGGTGCCCCAACCAGAACTGCATATCCAACGATCCGAAGGAGCCGGCGACCTCCGAGTTCAGGGTGGAGGAGCTGAATGGGGATGTAGTCGCGTGGTGCGTGTTCTGCGGGAAGAAGGTTTATGATGTTGAGAAGTATCTGGTGTGA
- a CDS encoding TrkH family potassium uptake protein, whose protein sequence is MNTRLVVNYLSQIVLYFSLVFTIPLAAAIRYHEDVYAFAIPMAVCAFLGSIVYVISKPESDVAKYKEGYAIVGIGWLLIAIAGSIPYVYYSISPVDAFFEAMSGFTTTGATIIDRIEDLPKSLLLWRSLTQWLGGMGIVVLFVAIFPTLAKKSETLLQAEVPGLKVEKIKPRLKDTALRLYATYMLLTVLEIVLLYILGMSLYDAVNHTFTTLSTGGFSTHTESIAYFNSPAIEFVIFIFMILGGMNFVLIYLLLKGQTKFLRDTEFRFYMAILLLAGAIMTAINLERFELGESLRYSFFQVASIMTTTGYTTFDFDTWSDSARLLLLMLMFVGGSTGSTGGGIKVVRIYLLTVYSLGQILKSAEPRTARIVRLNDEVVDKETLHNITAFFTLYVLIFVLSTFLVSLTGLDMISSISAVSATINNVGPGLGAVGAAESYSSLSATAKLILAFNMWIGRLELFTVLSLFIPSFWRERW, encoded by the coding sequence ATGAACACAAGGCTCGTTGTGAACTACCTGTCCCAGATAGTGCTCTACTTCTCGCTCGTCTTTACAATCCCGCTCGCAGCTGCGATACGCTACCATGAAGATGTCTACGCGTTCGCAATCCCAATGGCGGTGTGCGCCTTTCTGGGAAGCATTGTCTACGTGATCTCCAAGCCCGAGAGCGATGTGGCGAAGTACAAGGAGGGCTACGCCATAGTCGGCATCGGCTGGCTCCTTATTGCCATCGCGGGGAGCATCCCCTACGTGTACTACAGCATCTCTCCTGTGGATGCGTTCTTCGAGGCCATGTCCGGGTTCACGACCACTGGGGCCACGATAATAGACCGCATAGAGGACCTTCCCAAGTCCCTCCTGCTGTGGAGGAGCCTCACCCAGTGGCTGGGCGGGATGGGGATAGTGGTGCTGTTCGTCGCCATATTCCCCACCCTCGCGAAGAAGAGCGAGACCCTCCTTCAGGCCGAGGTTCCGGGCTTGAAGGTGGAGAAGATCAAGCCGAGGCTGAAGGACACTGCCCTCAGGCTGTACGCCACGTACATGCTTCTCACCGTGCTCGAGATCGTCCTGCTGTACATCCTCGGGATGAGCCTCTACGATGCTGTGAACCACACCTTCACCACCCTCTCCACCGGAGGTTTCTCCACCCACACCGAGAGCATTGCGTACTTCAACAGCCCGGCGATAGAGTTCGTCATCTTCATCTTCATGATCCTCGGAGGCATGAACTTCGTGCTGATATACCTCCTGCTCAAGGGGCAGACCAAGTTTCTGAGAGATACAGAGTTCAGGTTCTACATGGCAATCCTGCTTCTGGCAGGGGCAATAATGACCGCGATAAACCTCGAGAGGTTCGAGCTGGGCGAGTCTCTCAGGTACTCCTTCTTTCAGGTGGCGAGCATAATGACCACCACGGGCTACACGACCTTCGACTTCGACACGTGGAGCGACTCCGCCAGACTCCTGCTCCTTATGCTCATGTTCGTTGGCGGCTCGACTGGCTCTACAGGTGGAGGAATAAAGGTTGTCAGGATATACCTGCTGACAGTCTACTCCCTCGGGCAGATTCTCAAGAGCGCCGAGCCGAGGACTGCCAGAATAGTCAGGCTGAATGATGAGGTCGTTGACAAGGAGACACTCCACAACATAACCGCGTTTTTCACCCTTTACGTGCTCATATTCGTCCTCTCCACGTTCCTCGTGTCCCTGACGGGGCTCGACATGATCTCCTCAATCTCGGCTGTCTCGGCAACAATAAACAACGTCGGTCCGGGGCTGGGAGCGGTGGGTGCGGCGGAGAGCTACTCCTCCCTCTCCGCTACAGCAAAGCTCATACTCGCGTTCAACATGTGGATCGGCAGGCTTGAGCTTTTCACGGTCCTCTCCCTCTTCATCCCATCGTTCTGGAGGGAGAGGTGGTAA
- a CDS encoding beta-CASP ribonuclease aCPSF1 has protein sequence MSSKEYIKQLKEKIVELVPENIKIKNIEFEGPLLVIYVENPQEFADSGDIIRKLAKDLRKRIIVRPDPKSLKPPEEAKEIIKKIVPEEAQITGFFFDEENGEVIIEAEKPGVVIGKNGVTLREIMKAVGWSPRPVRTAPIKSKTIENVRNFLLASREERKEILKRIGERIHRGTIYEDKWVRVTFLGGSREVGRSCYLLQTPESKILIDCGVNVGNIHQSPYLYVPEIQPLDSIDAVVITHAHLDHCGLLPVLFKYGYRGPVYLTPPTRDLMVLLQLDFIEVAGREGNPTPYESQHVREALKHTITLDYGVVTDISPDIRLTFYNAGHILGSAIAHFHIGEGLYNIAFTGDFKFEKTRLFDRAHTHFPRLEGLIMEATYGGSEDFQPSRKEAEEKLLEVIRSTIERGGKVLIPTFAVGRSQEVMIVLEEAIRNKRIEEIPVYLDGMIYEATAIHTAYPEYLNSNLRDLIFHQGINPFISESFVRVDSSSKRQEVIEDDSPSVILATSGMLNGGPVMEYFKALAPDERNTIVFVGYQAEGTLGRRIQKGWKEVPLPSAGGKRDVVEVNMQVETVDGFSGHSDRRQLLNYVRSLKQRPEKIITIHGDENKCIELASALYKTYRVETRAPMNLETVRFL, from the coding sequence ATGTCAAGCAAGGAGTATATCAAGCAGCTCAAGGAGAAGATCGTTGAGCTCGTTCCGGAGAACATCAAGATCAAGAACATCGAGTTTGAGGGCCCGCTCCTCGTAATCTACGTGGAGAACCCTCAGGAGTTTGCGGATAGCGGAGACATCATCAGGAAGCTGGCCAAGGATCTCAGGAAAAGGATAATCGTCAGGCCTGACCCGAAAAGCCTCAAGCCGCCTGAAGAGGCCAAGGAGATAATCAAGAAGATCGTTCCAGAGGAGGCCCAGATAACCGGCTTCTTCTTTGACGAGGAGAACGGTGAGGTCATCATAGAGGCAGAGAAGCCGGGGGTGGTCATAGGGAAGAACGGGGTCACACTGAGAGAGATAATGAAGGCCGTGGGGTGGAGCCCCCGCCCCGTGAGGACGGCGCCGATAAAGTCGAAGACCATAGAGAATGTCAGGAACTTCCTGCTCGCCTCAAGGGAGGAGAGGAAGGAGATACTCAAGAGGATTGGGGAGAGGATTCACAGGGGCACAATCTACGAGGACAAGTGGGTAAGGGTGACCTTCCTCGGAGGATCGAGGGAGGTCGGGAGGAGCTGCTACCTGCTCCAGACCCCGGAGAGCAAGATCCTGATAGACTGCGGTGTGAACGTTGGGAACATCCACCAGTCCCCCTACCTGTACGTTCCCGAGATCCAGCCCCTCGACAGCATAGACGCTGTCGTGATAACCCACGCTCACCTCGACCACTGCGGACTGCTGCCTGTCCTCTTCAAGTACGGCTATAGAGGCCCGGTTTACCTCACACCCCCCACAAGAGACCTGATGGTTCTGCTCCAGCTCGACTTCATCGAGGTTGCCGGAAGGGAGGGGAACCCGACACCCTACGAGTCCCAGCACGTGAGGGAGGCGCTGAAGCACACGATAACCCTCGACTATGGGGTTGTGACTGACATCTCCCCGGACATAAGGCTCACTTTCTACAATGCCGGCCACATCCTCGGCTCGGCCATAGCCCACTTCCACATAGGCGAGGGGCTGTACAACATAGCCTTCACGGGAGACTTCAAGTTCGAGAAGACGAGGCTGTTCGACCGAGCCCACACGCACTTCCCGAGGCTCGAGGGGCTGATAATGGAGGCGACTTACGGTGGCTCCGAAGATTTCCAGCCGTCAAGAAAGGAGGCCGAGGAGAAGCTGCTCGAGGTGATCAGGAGCACCATAGAGAGGGGTGGGAAGGTTCTGATACCGACGTTTGCTGTTGGAAGGAGTCAGGAGGTCATGATTGTTCTCGAGGAGGCGATAAGGAACAAGCGCATCGAGGAGATTCCCGTCTACCTCGACGGGATGATTTACGAGGCCACGGCTATACACACCGCCTATCCCGAATACCTGAACTCCAACCTCAGGGATCTGATCTTCCATCAGGGCATAAACCCGTTCATAAGCGAGAGCTTCGTGAGGGTGGACTCGTCGAGCAAGAGGCAGGAGGTAATCGAGGACGACTCTCCATCAGTCATCCTCGCGACATCAGGAATGCTGAACGGCGGGCCTGTGATGGAGTACTTCAAGGCCCTCGCGCCTGATGAGCGGAACACGATAGTCTTCGTCGGCTATCAGGCTGAGGGCACGCTGGGAAGGAGGATACAGAAGGGCTGGAAGGAGGTTCCACTCCCATCTGCTGGCGGGAAGAGGGATGTGGTGGAGGTCAACATGCAGGTTGAGACTGTCGACGGTTTCTCTGGTCACTCCGACAGGAGGCAGCTTTTGAACTACGTTAGATCCCTCAAGCAGAGGCCCGAGAAGATAATAACCATCCACGGAGACGAGAACAAGTGCATCGAGCTCGCCTCAGCCCTTTACAAGACCTACAGGGTTGAGACGAGGGCACCGATGAATCTCGAGACGGTGAGGTTCCTATGA
- a CDS encoding uroporphyrinogen-III synthase, with amino-acid sequence MRVAIFRPDEYARETAKLLEREGFQVLHAPMIEVEEQDVEVEDADFTIITSQTSARIALRRGLVRGKVVAIGPKTAEPLRERYEVAMPSKYDSSTLYREFRDVLAGKRVNLLRSDKGDSVLLKLSEVCDLREYVLYRIVPAFGERQRKAVEEVASGRVDAAVFSSRMIVRAFMENAKRAGLLEKVVERLNEIVSVAIGPPTADELSKYGISAELPEEYTFEGVLVLLRSLRSP; translated from the coding sequence ATGAGGGTAGCGATTTTCAGGCCTGATGAGTACGCCAGAGAGACTGCGAAGCTGCTCGAGCGGGAGGGCTTTCAGGTTCTTCACGCCCCCATGATCGAGGTTGAGGAGCAGGACGTTGAGGTTGAGGACGCTGATTTTACAATCATCACGAGCCAGACATCGGCGAGGATCGCGCTGAGAAGGGGACTGGTGAGGGGGAAAGTTGTGGCCATAGGCCCCAAAACGGCTGAGCCGCTAAGGGAAAGGTACGAGGTGGCGATGCCATCAAAGTACGACTCCTCCACGCTTTACAGGGAGTTCAGGGACGTTCTTGCCGGAAAGAGGGTGAACCTGCTGAGGAGCGACAAAGGAGACTCGGTTCTGCTGAAGCTCTCTGAAGTTTGCGATCTCAGGGAGTACGTGCTCTACAGGATCGTCCCTGCGTTTGGGGAGAGGCAGAGGAAAGCCGTGGAGGAGGTGGCCTCCGGGAGGGTTGATGCTGCCGTGTTCTCGAGCAGGATGATCGTCAGGGCGTTCATGGAGAATGCAAAGCGGGCAGGGCTGCTGGAAAAAGTTGTGGAGAGGCTGAACGAAATTGTTAGCGTTGCCATTGGCCCCCCAACCGCAGACGAACTCTCGAAGTACGGCATTTCAGCTGAATTGCCTGAGGAATACACGTTTGAGGGCGTCCTTGTCCTTCTCAGAAGTCTGCGCAGCCCTTAA
- a CDS encoding ACT domain-containing protein yields the protein MWGKIQEKFEKYPSQIAVAKEFLKLGIAVRNGKTYCGDIELVPTKIAEAVGVDRKVVVMAIQNIESDEELKRVFSSLRPVAYIADVARILGFGVLEVYAESQKPGIVASITGILAREGISIRYMLAEDPELSVESKLTIVTETKIPGRLVDEFLNVPGVEKIVIS from the coding sequence ATGTGGGGTAAGATTCAGGAGAAGTTCGAGAAGTATCCCTCCCAGATAGCAGTTGCGAAGGAGTTCCTGAAGCTCGGCATTGCGGTGAGGAACGGCAAGACCTACTGCGGGGACATAGAGCTCGTGCCGACGAAGATTGCCGAGGCCGTGGGGGTGGACAGGAAGGTTGTGGTGATGGCGATCCAGAACATAGAGAGCGACGAGGAGCTCAAGAGGGTTTTCTCCTCGCTAAGGCCGGTGGCCTACATAGCCGATGTGGCAAGGATTCTCGGCTTCGGGGTGCTGGAGGTCTACGCGGAGAGCCAGAAGCCCGGGATAGTGGCGAGCATAACGGGAATTCTGGCGAGGGAGGGGATATCGATAAGGTACATGCTCGCCGAAGACCCTGAGCTTAGCGTTGAGAGCAAGCTTACCATAGTGACGGAGACCAAGATACCGGGAAGGCTTGTGGACGAATTCCTGAACGTTCCCGGGGTGGAGAAGATAGTCATCAGCTGA
- the pyrB gene encoding aspartate carbamoyltransferase, protein MSRIRHLISIDDLSKSDIEYLLDRADDFLDVARGKRRLRTLEGKILANLFFEPSTRTRMSFESAMKRLGGEVINLGTLEATSVAKGESLADTLRVVEQYADCIVLRHYREGSARFASQICDVPVINAGDGAGQHPTQTLLDLYTIRKEARLNNLKIALIGDLKYSRTVHSLIKALALFNAEIYLVSPETLRLPEEIMDVDVTFVECDLKEAIENADVLYVTRIQRERFPDEEEYRKVAGSYRLTAEMLENSDAIVMHPLPRVDEISYDVDGLKNAVYFRQAFYGVPVRMAILSEVMS, encoded by the coding sequence ATGTCGAGAATAAGGCATCTCATCTCGATTGACGATCTGTCAAAGTCTGACATTGAGTATCTTCTCGACAGGGCTGACGATTTTCTTGACGTTGCGAGGGGGAAGAGGAGGCTCAGGACTCTTGAGGGAAAAATCCTTGCCAACCTGTTCTTCGAGCCGTCCACGAGGACGAGGATGAGCTTCGAGTCAGCGATGAAGAGGCTGGGAGGGGAGGTGATCAACCTCGGAACCCTCGAGGCGACGAGTGTAGCTAAAGGGGAAAGCCTCGCAGACACTCTCAGGGTTGTGGAGCAGTATGCGGACTGCATAGTTTTGAGGCACTACAGGGAAGGTTCGGCCAGATTCGCGAGCCAGATATGTGATGTGCCGGTGATAAACGCTGGAGATGGGGCGGGTCAGCATCCGACCCAGACCCTGCTCGACCTCTACACGATAAGGAAGGAGGCAAGGCTGAACAATCTGAAAATCGCCCTTATTGGCGACTTAAAGTACTCAAGGACTGTGCACTCCCTGATAAAGGCCCTCGCCCTTTTCAACGCCGAGATATATCTCGTCTCTCCAGAGACTCTCAGGCTTCCCGAGGAGATAATGGATGTTGACGTGACCTTTGTCGAGTGCGACCTGAAGGAGGCAATAGAGAATGCGGATGTGCTTTACGTCACGAGGATTCAGAGGGAGAGGTTCCCGGACGAGGAGGAGTACAGAAAGGTAGCGGGAAGCTACAGGCTGACGGCCGAGATGCTTGAGAACAGCGATGCGATAGTTATGCACCCCCTCCCGAGGGTTGACGAGATCTCCTACGACGTTGACGGGCTGAAGAACGCCGTCTACTTCAGACAGGCGTTTTACGGGGTTCCGGTCAGAATGGCGATTCTGAGCGAGGTGATGTCATGA